A genome region from Clostridium sp. JN-9 includes the following:
- a CDS encoding ABC transporter permease: protein MIKFILKRLGYMLVTLWIVATITFMLIHTIPGDPLASAARKLPEQVRINFYAKYGLDKPVSTQYVNFLDRAVLHGDLGESLNFPGRQVSDIIKLGLPKSARIGVQAIAVGFILGVVLGIIAAFNRNKWPDYVVMFIALVGVSIPSFVFASLLQWLFTYKYPIFPTSGWGTTAHTILPTFALSLSPVAVYARYMRNNCLDVIGQDYILTAKAKGVSKLSLIWKHIIRNAILPAITILGPQIAGILTGSFVIESIFAIPGLGDSFVSSVSNRDYTLIMGLTIFMAFLYIVSLVIVDILYSVIDPRIRVTGEKR from the coding sequence ATGATCAAGTTTATATTAAAAAGACTTGGGTATATGCTTGTAACATTATGGATTGTTGCTACAATAACATTTATGTTAATACATACTATCCCAGGTGATCCACTGGCAAGTGCTGCTAGAAAACTACCTGAACAAGTAAGAATCAACTTTTATGCTAAGTATGGATTAGACAAACCCGTATCTACTCAATATGTTAACTTTCTAGACAGGGCTGTGCTTCATGGTGATTTAGGTGAATCACTGAACTTCCCTGGAAGACAAGTATCAGACATAATTAAGCTTGGCCTGCCAAAATCAGCAAGAATTGGTGTGCAAGCTATAGCTGTAGGATTTATCCTAGGAGTTGTTTTAGGAATAATCGCTGCATTTAACAGAAACAAATGGCCGGATTATGTGGTTATGTTCATTGCACTGGTAGGTGTATCAATACCCAGCTTTGTTTTTGCATCGCTGCTGCAGTGGCTGTTCACATATAAGTACCCAATATTCCCAACATCAGGCTGGGGGACTACGGCACATACAATACTGCCTACCTTTGCCTTAAGTTTAAGCCCAGTTGCTGTATATGCAAGATATATGAGGAATAACTGTTTGGATGTAATTGGACAAGATTATATTTTAACTGCAAAGGCAAAAGGCGTTTCTAAATTATCATTGATTTGGAAACATATAATAAGAAATGCTATTCTCCCTGCTATAACAATTTTAGGACCACAAATAGCTGGAATATTGACAGGTTCCTTTGTTATAGAGAGTATATTTGCAATTCCTGGACTTGGAGATTCCTTTGTATCATCTGTCAGCAATAGAGATTATACATTGATAATGGGATTAACAATATTCATGGCATTTTTGTATATTGTTTCATTAGTTATCGTTGATATTCTCTACAGCGTAATAGATCCAAGAATCAGAGTAACAGGCGAAAAGAGATAG
- a CDS encoding small, acid-soluble spore protein, alpha/beta type — MGNTPLKKVIKAKIKSHRQLTSAEKLREEMKYEIAEELGLKEKVDALGWSGLTAEETGRIGGIMTKRKKDKNLPKNRDIIKYNY, encoded by the coding sequence ATGGGGAATACACCTTTAAAAAAAGTCATTAAAGCCAAAATTAAATCTCATAGACAGCTCACCAGTGCTGAAAAGCTTCGTGAAGAAATGAAATATGAAATCGCAGAGGAATTGGGCTTAAAGGAAAAGGTTGATGCTCTTGGCTGGAGCGGCCTCACTGCAGAAGAGACAGGAAGAATAGGCGGTATTATGACCAAGAGAAAGAAGGATAAGAACCTCCCTAAAAATAGAGATATAATCAAATATAATTATTGA
- the dapB gene encoding 4-hydroxy-tetrahydrodipicolinate reductase, giving the protein MVRIILNGCNGKMGKVVTGLTHNYDNVTIAAGVDRDTNNTSFPVFDNISKCNIEADVILDFSRPDALNGLIAYAESKKIPLILCTTGYTDEQLSIIKAASDKIPLFRSANMSIGINVINNILKNISAKLYKDFDIEIIEKHHNQKVDAPSGTALMLGNTIRHAIDEETTYVHGRDGISKRKHNEIGIHAIRGGSIVGEHEVIFAGQGETIEIKHTAISREVFAVGALKACQFMCGMKPGFYSMEDVIKL; this is encoded by the coding sequence ATGGTAAGGATAATTTTAAATGGCTGCAATGGAAAAATGGGAAAGGTTGTTACAGGTCTCACTCATAATTATGACAATGTTACCATTGCCGCTGGAGTTGACAGGGATACAAATAATACTTCTTTCCCTGTATTTGATAACATCAGTAAATGCAATATAGAAGCAGATGTAATCCTTGACTTTTCAAGGCCTGATGCACTAAATGGCTTAATTGCATATGCTGAATCTAAAAAGATTCCTCTTATTTTATGTACTACTGGCTATACAGATGAGCAGCTTTCAATAATTAAAGCAGCTTCAGATAAAATTCCACTTTTCAGGTCAGCAAACATGTCTATTGGAATTAATGTAATAAATAATATTTTGAAAAATATAAGTGCAAAGTTATATAAAGATTTTGATATTGAAATAATAGAAAAACATCACAATCAAAAGGTTGATGCTCCCAGCGGAACTGCCTTAATGCTTGGTAACACAATAAGACATGCCATAGATGAGGAAACTACCTATGTTCATGGAAGAGATGGAATTTCCAAAAGAAAGCATAATGAAATTGGAATCCATGCCATAAGAGGCGGCTCCATTGTAGGTGAACATGAAGTAATCTTTGCAGGTCAGGGAGAAACCATAGAAATAAAGCACACTGCAATATCCAGGGAGGTTTTTGCTGTAGGTGCATTAAAGGCCTGCCAGTTTATGTGCGGCATGAAACCGGGATTTTATTCAATGGAAGACGTTATAAAACTGTAA
- a CDS encoding class I SAM-dependent methyltransferase produces MECYEKFAHIYDELINCDIDYSCWAHKIIQLCSEENINKDAYLDLACGTGNITKYIGKSFRQVWGVDLSSEMLSEAENKLKNTGIRAKLIQQDICSLNLNKKFDLITCCLDSTNYITDENNLEEYFKGVYNHLNCNGIFVFDINSYYKISEILGNNIYHFDNDDVVYIWDNEFNKEIVDMFITFFIKSGELYERFDEQHRERAYKDDQIEAILDKTGFTIIKKLDNYTHNKITDTTERIAYFLKKEQ; encoded by the coding sequence ATGGAGTGCTATGAAAAATTTGCTCATATATATGATGAGTTAATAAACTGTGATATAGACTATTCATGCTGGGCTCATAAGATTATACAGCTTTGCAGCGAAGAAAACATAAATAAAGATGCTTACCTTGATTTAGCCTGTGGTACCGGCAATATAACCAAGTACATAGGGAAGAGTTTCAGGCAGGTATGGGGAGTGGATTTATCTTCTGAAATGTTAAGTGAAGCTGAAAACAAACTTAAGAATACAGGTATCAGAGCAAAACTTATTCAGCAGGATATATGCAGCTTAAATTTAAATAAAAAATTTGATTTAATAACATGCTGCCTGGATTCAACAAACTATATTACAGATGAAAATAATCTTGAAGAGTATTTTAAGGGAGTATATAATCATTTAAATTGCAATGGAATATTTGTTTTTGATATTAATTCATATTATAAAATATCGGAGATATTAGGAAATAATATATATCATTTTGATAACGATGATGTTGTATATATATGGGATAATGAATTTAACAAGGAAATTGTGGACATGTTCATAACTTTTTTCATAAAAAGTGGAGAACTTTATGAAAGATTTGATGAACAGCATAGAGAAAGAGCATATAAGGATGACCAGATTGAGGCCATTTTAGACAAAACAGGATTTACTATAATCAAAAAGCTGGATAACTATACACATAATAAAATTACTGATACCACAGAAAGAATTGCATATTTTTTAAAGAAGGAACAATGA
- a CDS encoding peptide ABC transporter substrate-binding protein, with the protein MKSKKLVAVVLTLAMTATTALVGCGGTKSETGQTSAQPDKDQYLNLVLAQEPKTLDPSKSTDLYSSQVLSETQEALTRIEQDANGKDVIKPAGAEKWDVSPDGLTWTFHLRDFKWSDGQKVKASEYEYAIKRTLDPKTASQYSFLLMPIKGAAEYNDPKKNASPDVVGVKALDDKTLEIKLEGPCAYFLNITYFKVMMPQRKDKVDAAAGKFGTEANTMVFSGPFTITNWVHGNKVELAKNKEYWDAKSVKLDKVTMNIVKEEQTRMTELLNGSLDSLAVSKPEWTQKFDQTGKFNVIKGYDPSTSYIFTNEKVKLFSNVKVRKAISLATDREGIVKTLYNGLAYPAYGWCPPSLQIGGKDFRKTVNYEPIKTLAEENKDAKALFIEGLKELGMDPDPSKITFNMLEAGTDQTSKQFAEFQQQMFQKALGVTVKVEYVEWPVFQKRTDDMQYEMASMAWSGDYNDPMTEFDMWESNAGIVPTGWSNPKYDELVKKAGSLGADKNDERADLFKQAEKILLYDDAVISPTVYRMRNTYRAKYVKNLMSPLFGSGSEFKYAYTQGRPAGTK; encoded by the coding sequence GTGAAAAGTAAAAAATTAGTTGCTGTAGTACTAACACTTGCTATGACTGCAACGACTGCGTTAGTTGGCTGCGGTGGAACTAAATCAGAAACTGGTCAAACGAGTGCTCAGCCTGATAAGGATCAATATTTAAATCTGGTTCTGGCTCAGGAACCAAAGACATTAGATCCATCAAAGTCAACAGATCTTTATTCATCTCAGGTACTGAGTGAGACACAGGAAGCTTTGACAAGAATAGAGCAGGATGCCAATGGGAAAGACGTTATTAAACCTGCTGGGGCAGAAAAGTGGGATGTTTCTCCAGATGGTTTAACCTGGACTTTCCATTTAAGAGACTTTAAATGGTCAGATGGACAAAAAGTTAAAGCATCAGAGTATGAATATGCTATTAAGAGGACATTAGATCCAAAAACAGCATCACAATATTCATTCCTTTTAATGCCTATAAAGGGTGCTGCTGAATACAATGATCCTAAGAAAAATGCTTCTCCTGATGTAGTAGGAGTAAAAGCACTTGATGACAAGACTCTTGAAATTAAACTTGAAGGACCATGTGCATATTTCTTAAATATAACATACTTTAAAGTTATGATGCCTCAAAGAAAAGATAAGGTTGATGCAGCTGCCGGAAAATTTGGTACAGAAGCTAATACCATGGTATTCTCAGGTCCATTTACAATTACAAACTGGGTACATGGAAACAAAGTGGAACTTGCTAAAAACAAAGAATACTGGGATGCAAAATCAGTTAAATTAGACAAAGTTACCATGAATATAGTAAAAGAAGAGCAGACAAGAATGACTGAGCTTCTAAATGGTTCCTTAGATTCACTTGCAGTAAGTAAACCAGAATGGACTCAGAAGTTTGACCAGACTGGTAAATTTAATGTAATTAAGGGCTATGACCCATCAACAAGTTATATCTTTACTAATGAAAAAGTTAAGTTATTCAGCAATGTAAAAGTTAGAAAAGCAATATCACTGGCTACAGACAGAGAAGGTATTGTTAAGACATTATATAATGGCTTAGCATATCCAGCATATGGATGGTGTCCTCCATCATTACAAATAGGTGGAAAAGACTTCAGAAAGACAGTTAACTATGAACCTATAAAGACATTAGCTGAAGAAAATAAAGATGCAAAAGCTTTATTTATTGAAGGCTTAAAGGAATTAGGAATGGATCCTGATCCATCAAAGATTACCTTTAATATGTTAGAAGCTGGTACAGATCAGACTTCAAAACAGTTTGCTGAATTCCAGCAGCAGATGTTCCAAAAAGCTTTAGGAGTTACTGTTAAAGTTGAATATGTTGAATGGCCAGTATTCCAGAAGAGAACTGATGATATGCAGTATGAGATGGCTTCAATGGCATGGAGCGGAGACTACAACGACCCAATGACAGAGTTTGACATGTGGGAATCAAATGCTGGAATAGTCCCAACAGGATGGAGCAATCCAAAATATGATGAATTAGTTAAAAAGGCTGGTTCATTAGGCGCTGATAAGAACGATGAAAGAGCTGACTTATTCAAACAGGCAGAAAAAATATTATTATATGATGACGCTGTAATATCACCAACAGTTTATAGAATGAGAAACACATACAGAGCTAAATATGTTAAAAACTTAATGAGCCCATTATTTGGTTCAGGTTCAGAATTTAAATATGCTTATACACAAGGAAGACCAGCAGGAACAAAATAA
- a CDS encoding oligopeptide/dipeptide ABC transporter ATP-binding protein codes for MANDVLVQVKNLKKYFKVGKNATLKAVDNVSFDIKKGETFGLVGESGCGKTTCGRTVLGLYSATGGEVLYDGVDIHKFDNKEKKEFTKKAQIIFQDPYASLNPRMTVGDIIGEGIDIHNIYSGQERTNKIYELLSLVGLNKEHASRFPHEFSGGQRQRIGIARALAIEPEFIVCDEPISALDVSIQAQIVNLLIKLQRELGLTYLFIAHDLSMVKHISDRVGVMYLGTMVELASSHDLYEKPLHPYTQALLSAIPIPDPEIERKRKRIMLEGEVPSPINPKPGCRFAARCRYAKPICLEKDPEFKEIEKDHFVACHLF; via the coding sequence GTGGCAAATGATGTTTTAGTGCAGGTAAAAAACCTGAAAAAATACTTTAAAGTTGGTAAAAATGCCACATTGAAAGCTGTAGATAATGTAAGCTTTGATATAAAAAAAGGCGAGACATTTGGACTCGTTGGTGAATCAGGATGTGGTAAGACTACCTGTGGAAGAACTGTTTTAGGACTATATTCAGCTACAGGCGGAGAAGTACTTTACGATGGAGTTGATATTCATAAATTTGATAATAAAGAAAAGAAGGAATTTACTAAAAAAGCTCAGATAATATTCCAGGATCCATATGCATCATTAAATCCAAGAATGACCGTTGGAGATATTATTGGCGAGGGAATTGATATTCATAATATTTATTCAGGACAGGAAAGGACTAATAAAATCTATGAACTGTTAAGTCTTGTAGGACTGAATAAGGAGCATGCTTCCAGGTTTCCTCATGAGTTTTCAGGCGGACAGAGACAAAGAATTGGTATTGCAAGAGCACTTGCAATAGAACCTGAATTTATTGTGTGCGATGAACCTATATCAGCACTTGATGTATCAATTCAGGCCCAGATAGTAAATTTACTTATAAAACTTCAAAGGGAATTAGGATTAACCTATTTATTTATAGCACATGACCTTTCAATGGTTAAACATATATCAGACAGAGTTGGAGTTATGTATTTAGGTACTATGGTGGAGCTGGCCAGCAGTCATGATTTATATGAAAAACCGCTGCACCCGTATACGCAGGCGCTTCTTTCTGCTATACCTATACCAGATCCTGAGATAGAAAGAAAAAGAAAGAGGATTATGCTGGAGGGCGAAGTACCAAGCCCAATCAATCCTAAACCTGGATGCAGATTTGCAGCCAGATGCAGATATGCAAAACCAATTTGTCTGGAAAAGGATCCTGAATTTAAAGAAATAGAAAAGGATCATTTTGTAGCTTGTCATCTCTTCTAA
- the mnmA gene encoding tRNA 2-thiouridine(34) synthase MnmA, translating to MKKKVVVGMSGGVDSSVAAYLLKEQGYDVIGVTMQVWPEDEEYEEREGGCCSLSSVEDARRVADKLNIPFYVMNFKDVFKTNVIDYFIDEYVQGRTPNPCIACNKYIKFDEFLKKASAMGADYIATGHYATIEHIDNRYIIRKSEDDKKDQTYVLYNFTQYQLAHTLMPCGEYKKDRIREIAKELGLRVYNKKDSEEICFIPDNDHGAYIKKQVPDKIREGNFVDKKGNVLGRHKGIVYYTIGQRKGLGIALGTPMFVTDINPLRNEVVLGSEEDIFKTSLVAKDMNFIPFDTLKEPMQVEAKIRYSVKPSKAVIYPNGDGRVKVEFKDKQRAITKGQSVVFYDGDMLLGGGLIETVL from the coding sequence ATGAAGAAGAAAGTTGTAGTAGGTATGAGCGGAGGCGTTGATAGTTCTGTTGCTGCCTATCTTTTAAAAGAACAGGGATATGACGTTATAGGGGTAACCATGCAGGTTTGGCCTGAAGATGAGGAGTATGAGGAAAGAGAGGGAGGATGCTGCTCCTTAAGCTCAGTTGAAGATGCCAGAAGGGTGGCAGATAAACTTAATATTCCATTTTATGTTATGAATTTTAAAGACGTTTTTAAAACAAATGTTATTGATTATTTTATAGATGAATATGTTCAGGGAAGAACTCCAAATCCATGTATTGCATGTAATAAATATATTAAATTTGATGAGTTCTTAAAAAAAGCTTCTGCAATGGGGGCTGATTACATTGCCACAGGACATTATGCAACCATAGAACATATTGATAACAGATATATAATAAGGAAATCGGAAGATGATAAAAAAGATCAGACATATGTATTATATAACTTTACTCAATATCAATTAGCTCATACTTTAATGCCCTGCGGTGAATACAAAAAGGACAGGATAAGAGAAATTGCAAAGGAACTTGGCTTAAGAGTTTACAATAAAAAAGATAGCGAGGAAATATGCTTCATTCCTGATAATGATCATGGAGCCTATATTAAGAAGCAGGTACCTGACAAAATAAGAGAAGGAAATTTTGTTGATAAAAAAGGTAATGTACTGGGCAGACACAAAGGAATTGTATATTATACTATCGGGCAGAGAAAGGGACTTGGAATAGCTTTAGGTACACCAATGTTCGTAACTGATATTAATCCACTTAGAAATGAGGTTGTGCTTGGCAGCGAAGAGGATATTTTTAAAACTAGTTTAGTTGCTAAGGATATGAATTTCATTCCATTTGATACACTAAAAGAACCTATGCAGGTAGAAGCAAAAATAAGATATTCAGTAAAGCCATCAAAGGCAGTGATTTATCCAAATGGCGATGGCAGGGTGAAAGTGGAATTTAAAGATAAGCAAAGGGCTATAACAAAGGGTCAGTCTGTTGTATTCTATGACGGTGACATGCTGCTTGGCGGAGGCTTAATAGAAACAGTTTTATAA
- a CDS encoding ABC transporter ATP-binding protein, producing MDRILDVKNLRVSYHTYAGEVQSVRGVDFHLDKGETLAIVGESGCGKTVTAKSLMRLIQTPPGEIKKGSVITFDGKDVLTMKENELRQLRGSDISMIFQDPMTSLNPTMKVGKQIAESLIIHRGMSKKEAFDEAVKMLNLVNIPNAEKRANQYPHEFSGGMRQRAMIAIAIACNPKVLIADEPTTALDVTIQAQIIDLIKDLQNKLGTAVIMITHDLGVVADIAHRIQVMYAGKIIERGTTDEIFYNAQHPYTWALLKSVPRLDTKQKNSLYSIHGTPPDLLKPPVGCPFASRCIYCMPICKEAMPEVTKLSETHQVSCWLKHPLAPAVNREETEGGEL from the coding sequence ATGGATAGAATACTAGATGTAAAAAATTTAAGGGTTTCATATCATACCTATGCAGGTGAAGTACAGTCTGTAAGAGGCGTTGACTTCCACCTTGATAAAGGTGAAACTCTGGCTATAGTTGGTGAGTCAGGCTGCGGTAAAACTGTTACAGCCAAGTCACTGATGAGATTAATTCAAACTCCTCCGGGAGAAATTAAAAAAGGCTCTGTTATTACCTTTGACGGTAAAGATGTTCTTACAATGAAGGAAAATGAGTTAAGACAGCTGAGAGGATCAGATATAAGCATGATATTCCAGGATCCAATGACATCACTAAATCCTACTATGAAGGTAGGCAAACAAATTGCAGAAAGCCTTATTATCCATAGGGGAATGAGTAAGAAGGAAGCATTTGATGAAGCTGTAAAAATGCTTAACCTGGTTAATATCCCTAATGCAGAAAAGAGAGCAAACCAGTACCCGCATGAATTTTCCGGTGGTATGAGACAAAGAGCTATGATTGCCATTGCTATTGCATGCAATCCTAAGGTTCTTATTGCAGATGAGCCTACAACTGCACTGGATGTTACAATTCAGGCTCAGATAATTGATTTAATAAAGGATCTTCAGAATAAGCTTGGAACAGCAGTAATTATGATAACTCATGATCTTGGAGTAGTGGCAGATATTGCCCATAGAATTCAGGTAATGTATGCAGGTAAAATTATAGAAAGAGGCACCACTGATGAAATATTCTATAATGCTCAGCATCCATATACATGGGCACTATTAAAATCAGTACCAAGACTGGATACAAAACAAAAGAATTCGCTGTATTCCATACATGGAACACCTCCGGATCTGTTAAAGCCTCCAGTAGGATGCCCATTTGCTTCAAGATGTATTTACTGCATGCCTATATGTAAGGAAGCAATGCCTGAGGTTACAAAGCTAAGTGAAACTCATCAGGTAAGCTGCTGGCTGAAGCATCCATTGGCTCCGGCAGTTAACAGAGAGGAAACTGAAGGAGGTGAGCTATAG
- a CDS encoding aspartate-semialdehyde dehydrogenase: protein MSYNVAIVGATGMVGRKFTEVLQQHDFPVNNLYLFASSRSAGSTIKFKNKDVTVEELKEDNIKGKKIDFALFSAGGDISKAFAKIFVHYGATVIDNSSAWRMNPEVPLVVPEVNPEDIKWNKGIIANPNCSTIQAVVALKPLYDKYGIKRIVYSTYQAVSGAGMGGYTDLVEGNKGVPPKKFPYAIAGNILPHIDVFTEGGYTKEEIKMINETRKIFHNDNLRITATTARVPVLYGHSESINAELNSSFEIEDVFNLMKNAPGVILKDDVKNLVYPMPIDAAGTDEVYVGRIRRDFSVDNGLNLWVVADNIRKGAATNAIQIAEYIINDK, encoded by the coding sequence GTGTCATACAATGTAGCAATAGTTGGTGCTACTGGAATGGTTGGCAGAAAATTTACAGAAGTATTACAGCAGCATGATTTTCCGGTTAATAATCTTTACCTTTTTGCCTCTTCCAGATCAGCTGGCAGTACAATTAAATTTAAAAATAAAGATGTAACTGTTGAAGAATTAAAAGAGGATAATATTAAAGGTAAGAAAATTGATTTTGCATTATTTTCTGCCGGTGGAGATATTAGTAAAGCATTTGCAAAGATATTTGTCCACTATGGTGCCACAGTTATAGATAACAGCAGTGCATGGAGAATGAACCCAGAAGTACCTTTGGTAGTACCTGAAGTAAATCCAGAGGATATAAAATGGAATAAGGGCATAATAGCTAACCCAAACTGTTCTACTATACAAGCTGTTGTAGCTCTTAAGCCTTTATATGATAAATATGGAATAAAGAGAATTGTATACTCTACCTATCAGGCTGTTTCGGGAGCCGGCATGGGAGGATATACAGATCTTGTGGAAGGGAATAAAGGAGTTCCTCCAAAGAAGTTTCCATATGCTATTGCAGGCAATATTCTGCCCCACATTGATGTATTTACAGAAGGCGGCTATACAAAAGAAGAAATTAAAATGATAAATGAAACAAGAAAAATATTCCACAATGATAATTTGAGAATTACAGCTACTACTGCAAGAGTACCAGTTCTTTATGGACACAGTGAAAGCATAAATGCAGAACTTAACAGTTCATTTGAAATTGAAGATGTTTTTAATTTAATGAAAAATGCACCAGGAGTAATACTTAAAGATGATGTTAAAAATCTTGTTTACCCTATGCCTATTGATGCTGCAGGTACAGATGAAGTATATGTGGGAAGAATAAGAAGAGATTTTAGTGTGGATAATGGCTTGAATCTCTGGGTTGTTGCTGACAATATAAGAAAGGGAGCAGCAACAAATGCAATTCAGATTGCAGAATATATAATAAATGATAAATAA
- the dapA gene encoding 4-hydroxy-tetrahydrodipicolinate synthase, with the protein MSIFKGSGVAIVTPFNENGVNFDKLKELIEFQIKNGTDAVIICGTTGEASTMTEQERKDTIKFTIDTVNKRIPVIAGTGSNSTAAAVSFSKWAESAGADAVLVITPYYNKTTQKGLVQHFKAVADSISLPIIIYNVPSRTGLNILPETLLKLVNTCKNIAAVKEASGNISQIAQIKALCGDKLDIYSGNDDQIIPILALGGIGVISVLANIIPSQVHNICDLYLKGHTKEALQIQLDTLALTNALFIETNPIPVKTAMNLMGMEVGNLRLPLCEMTEKGLTVLKTELKNYKLI; encoded by the coding sequence GTGAGCATTTTTAAAGGAAGCGGAGTTGCCATAGTAACTCCCTTTAATGAAAATGGAGTAAATTTCGATAAACTAAAGGAGCTAATTGAATTCCAGATTAAAAATGGTACAGATGCAGTAATTATCTGCGGTACAACTGGAGAAGCTTCTACCATGACAGAGCAGGAGAGAAAAGATACAATAAAATTTACAATTGATACTGTAAATAAGAGAATTCCCGTAATTGCCGGTACTGGAAGCAATAGTACAGCTGCAGCTGTGAGCTTCAGCAAATGGGCAGAAAGTGCAGGAGCAGATGCTGTTTTAGTTATTACTCCATATTATAATAAAACCACACAGAAGGGACTTGTTCAGCACTTTAAAGCAGTAGCTGACAGTATATCACTTCCCATTATAATATACAATGTACCATCCAGAACTGGACTTAATATACTGCCTGAAACACTTTTAAAGCTTGTTAATACCTGCAAAAATATTGCAGCTGTAAAGGAAGCCAGCGGAAATATAAGCCAGATTGCACAAATTAAAGCTTTATGCGGAGATAAACTGGATATTTATTCTGGTAATGATGACCAGATAATACCTATTTTAGCTCTTGGAGGTATTGGTGTAATTTCTGTTCTGGCAAATATAATTCCATCTCAGGTCCATAATATTTGTGATTTGTATTTAAAGGGTCACACAAAAGAAGCTCTGCAGATTCAGCTGGACACTTTAGCCTTGACAAATGCATTATTTATTGAAACAAATCCTATTCCTGTTAAAACAGCAATGAATCTAATGGGCATGGAAGTTGGGAATTTAAGACTGCCTCTATGTGAAATGACAGAAAAAGGACTTACAGTTTTGAAAACAGAGCTTAAGAATTATAAACTTATATAG
- a CDS encoding ABC transporter permease produces MADLNKDKFKIIGCENANADEILRPNITYFQDAWRRLKQNKVAIASLIILIIIIFMTIFGPYMVPFKQESIDQAAINVKPNATHLFGTDQLGRDLFARSWYGGRVSIIIGIVGTLIEVIIGVIYGGISGYFGGFVDDIMMRIVEILISVPYLIIVILISLIMGTGGVFSIIIAMTITGWCGMARLIRGQVLQIREQEYVLAAQALGADTSRIIAKHLIPNTMGVMIVAITLDVPSFIFGEAFLSFIGLGVQSPNTSWGALASGAQQNLMFYPYQLFVPSLLISLTMLSFNLLGDGLRDALDPRLRQ; encoded by the coding sequence ATGGCGGACTTAAATAAAGATAAGTTTAAGATAATTGGTTGTGAAAATGCCAATGCTGACGAAATATTAAGACCTAATATAACATACTTCCAGGATGCATGGCGTAGACTAAAGCAGAATAAAGTGGCAATTGCTTCATTAATTATTTTAATTATAATAATATTTATGACCATTTTTGGACCATATATGGTTCCTTTTAAGCAGGAGTCTATAGACCAGGCAGCAATTAATGTGAAACCAAATGCAACTCATCTTTTTGGAACAGATCAGCTTGGCAGGGATTTATTTGCAAGATCCTGGTATGGCGGCAGAGTTTCAATTATAATTGGTATTGTGGGAACCCTCATTGAAGTTATAATTGGTGTTATATATGGAGGTATTTCAGGATATTTCGGCGGCTTTGTTGATGATATAATGATGAGAATTGTTGAAATATTAATAAGTGTTCCATATTTAATTATTGTTATACTTATTTCACTTATAATGGGAACTGGCGGAGTATTTTCCATAATTATTGCCATGACCATTACAGGGTGGTGTGGTATGGCAAGATTAATAAGAGGACAGGTATTACAGATCAGAGAACAGGAATATGTGCTGGCTGCGCAGGCTTTAGGAGCAGATACTTCAAGAATTATTGCAAAGCATTTAATTCCAAATACAATGGGTGTTATGATTGTTGCAATAACATTGGATGTACCGTCATTTATATTTGGTGAAGCCTTCTTAAGTTTCATTGGACTAGGAGTACAATCTCCAAATACAAGCTGGGGCGCATTGGCTTCAGGAGCTCAGCAGAATTTAATGTTTTACCCATACCAGTTATTCGTCCCGTCACTACTTATTAGCTTGACCATGTTATCTTTTAACCTTCTTGGTGATGGTTTAAGAGATGCATTGGATCCAAGACTACGTCAGTAA